In Deltaproteobacteria bacterium, the DNA window CCGCCGCCGCGGCGTTCCCCGGCACCAGCGGGATGCCGAACGAAGCGGCCCAATCCTTGTACGGTTTGCTGTCCATGGTCTTCAACAACAGGCTCTCCCACTTCTTGTGGAGGTCCTTGGACAGTCCCGGAGGCCCGACCATGGCGCGGAACACCTTGACGATGAGGTTCTTGTAGCCCAGCTCGATGGCCGTGGGAGTATCCGGGGCGTTCTTGGCGCGGCTTTCGCCGAGGTTGACGATGGGCACGATTTCACCCGACCGGATATACGGCAGCGTGGAGGGGTGGTCGATGGGCTGCGTAAACACGTCGAAGTCACCCCGAAGCAGGCCCGGCAGCGTCTCGCCGGTACCGCCGTAGCCGGCCACCACGTCGAACGGGATCTTCAGCTCGTTGGCCGCCAGAAACGCGTGGACCCAACGCGCGATGCCGATGCCCTCGACCCCCCAGGTCACGCGCTTGGCCTTCTGCAGGTCCTTGACGGTGCGGTAAGGCGATTCGCGGCGAACCAGCAGCGCCTCCGCCTCTTGCGAGCTCACCACCGCGAGCCAGGTGAACTTGTCGATGTCGTAACCGACGTTGTCGCGGATCATCTGGGTTCCCAGCATGCCGTCGGCGTAGATGTGTCCGATGGTGTAGCCGTCGGGCTTGGCGCGGTACATGGCCACGGTTCCGGTGATGCCGCCGGCGCCGACGACGTTCTTGACGATGACGTCGACGTCTTTCGGCAACAAGGGCTTCATGTAGCGTCCCAGGGCCCTGGCAATGGCATCGAACCCGCCCCCCGGCGAAGCGTGCACGAGTATCGTGATGTCGCGGTTGGGAAACTCCGCCTGAACGGTTCCGGCGAATACCATGAGGCCAAAGGCGGCGAACAAGGCGGCGAATGTCCTCTTCATGTCACCCTCCTGTGGTTGGTTCGGAACGAAACGCGCATTATAGGGTCGCGCCGGAGTCGGTGTCAACGACGAAATTTTTGGTCGGAGAGTTTGTGATGGACCCGTTGACACGTGCGGTTCCGATGCTTACCTTCCGTTCGCAACGAGGAGCTCCATGGCAGTTCGGTAAGAACGTTACAAGGAAGGAGGTACGAACCATGTTGGGTTATGAAGTGACGAGGTGGAACCCGCTTCTGCACAATGGACATCGGGAATTCGATGCCATGTTCGACCGGTTCCTGGGACGCCACGAGAGGAACGGCGGTTGGATGCCTCCGATGGACGCATTCACGCGCGACAACCACTACGTGATCCGGATCGACATGCCCGGGGTGGATCCGAAGGACCTGGACATCCAGGTGGAAGGCAGGGTCCTGTCCATCAAGGGAGAGCGCAAGGGCGAGGAGAAGGGGCATTACCTGCGGGAGACGTTTCGCGGCAAGTTCGAACGTACCGTCAGGCTGCCCGCGGGGCTCGCCACCGACAAGCTGGAAGCCCGCTACAAGAACGGCGTGATCGAGATTTCGGTGCCGTTGCCCGCCCAGGCGGTGGGACGCAAGGTGCCGGTCCATATCGACGCGGCCGAACCCAAGGCGGTCGACGCCGCCGGTGCCTAGCCGCCCGGCGGGCCCAGGTCTGTCAGCAAGGGGTCTCCCGTCATGGGAGGCCCCTTTTTCATACCTCGACGATGGGCTGCCCGATGATCCACAGGCTGAAGATCGTGTAGCCGACCATGAGCCTCTACGAGGCCGATTCCCGGTCGAGGATTCGGCCGTAACGAGTGCGCCGCATCGCCGGCGCCGTCCCTCAACGGCACTGCATGTTGGTGCGCACGACCTGGTGGTGCGTGGTGCCGCTGCTGCCGCCCCGCCGGATGCCGCCGCCGGGCAGGTGAATCCAGCCGTTCAGATAGACCAGGCCGGTGACCCCGTGGACCGGTATGGGCATATCGGGCAGGCGTGTCCAGGTGTCCGTCTTGGGGTTGTAGACCTCGTGGTGCGGGAACACGCCCGACGGACCCGCGGACGGATGCTCGCCGCCGAAGGTGTGGAAGCAGCCCTCCACGGCGATGCCGTTGAGTCCGCCGCGAGCTTCGGACATGGGCCGCCGTGCGGCCCACTGGTTGGTCCCGGGGTCGTAGACTTCCAGGGCCGGGGTGATCTCGCTGCGGAAGCCCCCGCCGAAACGCCCGCCCGCCACATAGAGCTTGCCGTCGATGTTTGCGGCGGCGATGTGGTTGCGCTGGGTGGGCATGTCGGGCAACGCCGTCCACTTGT includes these proteins:
- a CDS encoding Hsp20/alpha crystallin family protein, which translates into the protein MLGYEVTRWNPLLHNGHREFDAMFDRFLGRHERNGGWMPPMDAFTRDNHYVIRIDMPGVDPKDLDIQVEGRVLSIKGERKGEEKGHYLRETFRGKFERTVRLPAGLATDKLEARYKNGVIEISVPLPAQAVGRKVPVHIDAAEPKAVDAAGA
- a CDS encoding tripartite tricarboxylate transporter substrate binding protein, whose translation is MKRTFAALFAAFGLMVFAGTVQAEFPNRDITILVHASPGGGFDAIARALGRYMKPLLPKDVDVIVKNVVGAGGITGTVAMYRAKPDGYTIGHIYADGMLGTQMIRDNVGYDIDKFTWLAVVSSQEAEALLVRRESPYRTVKDLQKAKRVTWGVEGIGIARWVHAFLAANELKIPFDVVAGYGGTGETLPGLLRGDFDVFTQPIDHPSTLPYIRSGEIVPIVNLGESRAKNAPDTPTAIELGYKNLIVKVFRAMVGPPGLSKDLHKKWESLLLKTMDSKPYKDWAASFGIPLVPGNAAAAAGDMKVFVDLYSKYRQPMLDALKKK